A genomic stretch from Helianthus annuus cultivar XRQ/B chromosome 1, HanXRQr2.0-SUNRISE, whole genome shotgun sequence includes:
- the LOC110933823 gene encoding bark storage protein A — translation MRSVNFFSFSVSVLLIVLLVQEANGAVFGETKRLIDNANKKGPYIGVVIPNLFEMNPLLNYPEYKPSNLIIDVGGRRFRFGSVGNKRLILVMTGLGMLNSGVTTQLLLSLFDIEGVVHYGIAGNANPSLNIGDVVIPHYWAHSALWSWQRYGNGPENTLPLEDQDDYTRDIGYLNIAEYSTNFRSDNFLNNIWYQPEEVFPVDGTPEERQHVFWVPVEDVYFNLAKTLESLELEGCLNETTCLSTPPKVTTVDKGTSASIYLDNAAYRTFIFDKFNVSPVEMESAAVALISYQQRVPFIVIRALSDLAGGGEHSNEADTFINLAANNSVKAAVEFIKLIPSPRKDVSFASI, via the exons ATGAGAAGTGttaatttcttttccttttctgtTTCTGTCTTGCTTATAGTTTTGTTGGTTCAAGAAGCCAATGGTGCAGTGTTTGGAGAAACCAAAAGGTTAATCGATAACGCTAATAAAAAAGGGCCGTATATTGGCGTTGTGATTCCTAACCTCTTTGAGATGAACCCTCTTCTAAATTATCCCGAATACAAGCCTAGTAACCTCATCATCGATGTTGGAG GAAGAAGATTTCGGTTTGGATCAGTTGGCAACAAACGACTCATTTTGGTTATGACTGGTTTAGGCATG CTTAACTCAGGAGTTACAACACAACTATTGTTGAGTTTGTTTGACATAGAAGGAGTTGTACATTATGGAATTGCTGGGAATGCAAACCCTTCACTTAATATTGGAGATGTTGTCATTCCTCATTATTGGGCTCATTCTGCACTTTGGAGTTGGCAG AGGTATGGAAATGGTCCAGAAAACACATTACCCCTTGAAGACCAAGATGACTACACTCGAGACATCGGCTACCTAAACATTGCAGAGTATTCGACGAATTTTAGATCTGACAACTTCTTGAACAACATATGGTATCAACCGGAGGAAGTATTTCCGGTGGATGGAACACCAGAGGAGAGACAACATGTATTTTGGGTGCCTGTTGAGGATGTTTACTTCAACCTAGCCAAAACTCTAGAG TCATTGGAATTAGAAGGATGCTTGAATGAAACAACATGCTTATCTACCCCACCAAAGGTTACTACCGTAGATAAAGGAACAAGTGCTAGCATCTACCTAGACAACGCGGCCTATAGGACCTTCATTTTCGACAAGTTCAACGTTAGCCCCGTGGAGATGGAAAGTGCGGCGGTGGCTCTCATTTCATACCAACAAAGGGTGCCATTCATTGTTATTAGGGCACTTTCTGACTTAGCGGGTGGCGGTGAACACTCCAACGAGGCGGATACATTCATCAACCTTGCCGCTAACAATTCTGTCAAAGCCGCGGTGGAGTTTATCAAGTTGATCCCGTCTCCTAGGAAAGATGTTTCCTTTGCTAGCATTTAG
- the LOC110883506 gene encoding exosome complex exonuclease RRP46 homolog: protein MEVDRADGRTANQRRPVVCTRGVLHRAHGSASWAQGETKVIAAVYGPKAGTKKNENPEKACIEVIWKPKTGQSGKQEREYEMVLKKTLQSICLLNVHPNTTTSIVIQVVNDDGALLPCAINAACSALVDAGIPLKHLAVAICCSVAESGHIVLDPSKLEEQNMKAFIYLVFPNSITSVLPDGSKRPGGEAMEHGIVTSLTHGVMAVDEYFSCVKLGRAAAAELSDFVRNSLKLKAGNDPSKAG from the exons ATGGAAGTTGATAGAGCAGACGGGCGGACCGCGAATCAACGGAGACCGGTGGTTTGTACTCGAGGCGTACTTCATCGGGCTCATGGCTCTGCTAGCTGGGCTCAAG GTGAGACAAAGGTGATTGCTGCTGTTTATGGACCAAAAGCTGGAACGAAGAAAAACGAGAATCCTGAAAAAGCTTGCATTGAAGTCATTTGGAAGCCAAAAACAGGGCAGAGtg GGAAACAAGAGAGGGAATACGAAATGGTACTAAAGAAGACGTTGCAAAGTATCTGCCTTTTGAATGTTCATCCTAATACAACAACGTCGATTGTCATTCAG GTTGTCAATGATGATGGTGCT CTTCTTCCATGTGCAATAAACGCAGCCTGTTCTGCTCTTGTGGATGCTGGTATTCCTTTAAAGCATCTTGCGG TTGCAATATGCTGTAGTGTAGCTGAAAGTGGACATATTGTTCTTGACCCCAGTAAGTTAGAAGAACAG AATATGAAGGCATTTATATATTTGGTCTTTCCCAACTCGATAACATCTGTTCTTCCGGATGGTTCAAAAAGACCAGGAGGTGAGGCGATGGAGCACGGTATTGTTACGTCCCTCACCCATGGCGTAATGGCAG TGGATGAGTACTTCAGCTGTGTGAAGCTGGGACGTGCTGCTGCGGCGGAGTTGTCGGATTTCGTCAGGAACAGTTTAAAGTTGAAAGCTGGGAACGACCCATCTAAAGCCGGCTGA
- the LOC110933818 gene encoding uncharacterized protein LOC110933818, with the protein MDISVKEMFGATGGDSASHLTEEMKDMISKEVGKALEASLLQFLDRLQTMILSVVDDKMSEMKESLTQERDKEGVFERTHCDETDFVAYGTDQLRGHAKDWCDNLKKEQGIEATRTMSWEEFKTPFLKHHSPKAVINKTKEEFIQLRQRGESIDKITGVFLDKLRFCDELVQTEEHKIYYYYNMLSAEHREFMAPSKYGHLMEIVNAAREREIRLKKQIERGKRRVLDVNPNPVKMQKPNEILKKGIIKLGTPQCKICGKAHRGECYFKNKPCPTYGKVGHVVANCPRKVSVCYKCYKPGHKKSECRNWFETTKQLT; encoded by the exons ATGGACATTTCAGTTAAAGAAATGTTTGGTGCAACCGGAGGTGATTCGGCATCTCACCTAACTGAAGAAATGAAAGATATGATTTCCAAGGAGGTCGGAAAGGCTTTAGAAGCTAGTCTATTGCAGTTCCTCGATAGACTACAAACCATGATCTTATCGGTGGTGGATGATAAGATGAGTGAAATGAAAGAGAGTCTCACACAAGAAAGAGACAAGG AAGGGGTTTTCGAgagaacacattgtgatgaaaccgATTTCGTGGCGTACGGGACCGATCAATTAAGAGGTCATGCGAAAGATTGGTGTGATAATCTTAAAAAGGAACAAGGAATCGAGGCCACGAGAACTATGTCGTGGGAGGAATTCAAAACACCGTTCCTTAAACACCATAGCCCAAAAGCCGTGATCAACAAGACCAAAGAAGAATTTATTCAGTTAAGGCAGAGGGGCGAGTCGATAGACAAGATTACTGGAGTGTTTCTAGACAAGCTCAGATTTTGTGACGAGCTAGTTCAAACAGAAGAACATAAGATCTACTATTATTACAACATGTTAAGTGCGGAGCATCGGGAGTTTATGGCTCCCTCGAAATACGGACATCTTATGGAGATCGTAAATGCCGCACGCGAAAGAGAGATCAGACTAAAGAAACAAATTGAAAGAGGCAAAAGGAGGGTGTTGGATGTGAATCCAAACCCCGTGAAGATGCAAAAGCCTAATGAAATTCTGAAGAAAGGAATCATCAAATTGGGGACACCCCAATGCAAGATATGTGGGAAAGCTCATAGAGGCGAATGCTATTTTAAGAACAAACCATGTCCTACTTATGGGAAAGTGGGACACGTGGTTGCTAATTGCCCGAGAAAGGTGTCGGTGTGCTATAAATGTTACAAGCCGGGACATAAGAAGTCTGAGTGCCGGAATTGGTTTGAAACAACAAAACAACTGACATGA